The Methanobacterium sp. BAmetb5 genome includes a region encoding these proteins:
- a CDS encoding DUF2226 domain-containing protein codes for MEMPITKPSLVSYADELDFAKLLEDLANDHKNGFIRITSGSEEGYILYKDGKQVAASFDKFSKVEALEQISSALENKNTVIEVFDVGPSQVDYLLDLNKAFALDADSDIYDVIGELKKTGETEKEAVTEPEVDIPEVEEVKPEKVKTQQVSEDTSSSEEVSQPPVEEKTPDSPLKVDSPGEPEVDKSTVESDQKTPEKDTATDEGPSETKSGESSLSKTSEQPVKEVKKVETSPVTGTASEDKVAETSVDESLPEVTETEEESSKDEPVDRSELLKKYGIKDVQDEDVENLLQNYSGGIIEDDDVERVELVLMNLIKKSVLGIPKIKGTEVMVFLDNYKDLSGTINIITEYENQGIFNRLMGQNRTATNLRRQIINIAEIAIKKSFRQYPEVVDKFEINVEFS; via the coding sequence ATGGAAATGCCCATAACCAAACCTTCACTGGTTTCGTATGCTGATGAGCTGGATTTCGCGAAACTACTGGAAGATCTGGCTAACGATCATAAAAACGGGTTTATTAGAATTACCTCCGGTTCAGAAGAGGGTTATATTCTTTATAAAGATGGGAAACAGGTAGCTGCTTCATTTGATAAATTTTCCAAGGTGGAAGCACTGGAACAAATAAGTTCTGCACTGGAAAATAAAAATACAGTTATCGAAGTTTTTGATGTGGGACCTTCCCAGGTAGACTACCTGCTGGATCTCAACAAAGCCTTTGCTCTGGATGCTGATTCTGATATTTATGATGTAATTGGTGAACTGAAAAAGACGGGCGAAACAGAGAAAGAGGCAGTAACTGAACCAGAAGTGGATATTCCCGAGGTTGAAGAAGTTAAACCAGAGAAGGTGAAAACTCAGCAGGTATCTGAAGACACATCTTCCTCTGAAGAAGTTTCCCAACCCCCTGTGGAAGAAAAAACTCCTGATTCCCCTTTAAAAGTAGATTCACCGGGTGAACCAGAAGTAGATAAATCTACTGTTGAATCAGATCAAAAAACCCCTGAAAAAGACACAGCAACAGATGAAGGGCCTTCTGAAACCAAATCAGGGGAATCATCTCTCTCTAAAACTTCAGAACAACCTGTTAAAGAAGTAAAAAAAGTTGAAACTTCTCCAGTTACAGGGACAGCATCAGAAGATAAAGTGGCTGAAACATCAGTTGATGAATCCCTGCCTGAGGTGACTGAAACAGAAGAAGAGTCATCTAAAGATGAACCAGTAGACCGTTCAGAACTTCTTAAAAAATATGGAATTAAGGATGTTCAGGACGAAGACGTGGAAAACTTACTGCAAAACTATAGCGGTGGAATCATCGAAGATGATGATGTGGAAAGGGTAGAATTAGTCCTTATGAACCTTATTAAAAAATCAGTACTGGGAATCCCTAAAATCAAAGGAACAGAGGTCATGGTTTTCCTGGATAATTACAAGGATTTAAGTGGAACCATTAATATCATAACTGAATACGAAAATCAAGGAATATTTAACCGACTAATGGGGCAAAACAGAACAGCCACCAATCTCCGGCGACAGATTATTAACATCGCAGAAATTGCCATTAAAAAGAGCTTCAGACAGTACCCGGAAGTAGTGGATAAATTTGAGATTAACGTAGAATTCAGTTAA
- a CDS encoding 3H domain-containing protein — protein sequence MRKPYVILIGSASGIGKSTIASELAKELGIKHLIETDFIREIVRGIIGPDYAPALHKSSFDAYVTLKDKQRFDGNTANLISAGFEEHASFVIPAIEKVIKRAVDDYDDLVIEGVHLVPGFLDIEKFKKDASIHFFVLTADEEVHKERFVKRAMKIKRGGKHLEYFKENRIINNYLVKQALEHRVPVINNLDINETKKRMLSLIKEICKEMIFQHSVDQLELETDIILNKYGGRIMDVSYFLPGFGEPLRRKVNVYDPSEAKRFIQQLQENPKRKKDLEGLYELSGNVHRHRICAPDEESLEAMIKELENKGLLYQMDKD from the coding sequence TTGAGAAAACCTTATGTTATACTCATTGGTAGTGCTTCCGGAATTGGAAAATCAACCATTGCTTCAGAGTTAGCTAAAGAGCTGGGAATTAAGCATTTAATTGAAACTGATTTCATAAGAGAGATAGTGCGGGGTATTATCGGCCCCGATTATGCTCCAGCTCTGCACAAGTCTTCCTTTGATGCCTACGTAACTTTAAAGGATAAACAACGATTTGATGGTAACACTGCCAACTTAATCAGCGCAGGATTTGAAGAACATGCCTCATTCGTTATTCCCGCCATTGAAAAGGTTATAAAAAGGGCAGTGGATGACTATGATGACCTGGTAATTGAAGGAGTGCACCTGGTTCCTGGTTTTCTGGACATAGAGAAGTTCAAGAAAGACGCATCCATCCATTTTTTTGTGCTCACTGCTGATGAAGAAGTGCATAAAGAAAGATTCGTTAAAAGGGCCATGAAGATAAAAAGAGGTGGTAAACACCTGGAGTACTTCAAAGAAAACCGGATCATCAATAACTATCTGGTGAAACAGGCTCTGGAACATCGCGTCCCGGTTATCAACAACTTGGACATTAACGAAACCAAAAAAAGGATGCTCTCCCTGATTAAAGAGATCTGTAAAGAAATGATATTCCAGCACTCCGTAGACCAGTTAGAACTGGAAACTGATATAATCCTCAATAAATACGGTGGTCGTATAATGGATGTTTCCTATTTCCTCCCTGGTTTTGGAGAACCCTTACGTAGAAAGGTGAATGTTTACGATCCTTCGGAAGCCAAACGGTTCATTCAACAACTGCAGGAGAATCCTAAACGTAAAAAGGATCTGGAAGGACTTTACGAACTTTCGGGAAATGTTCACCGCCACCGGATCTGTGCCCCGGATGAAGAAAGTTTGGAAGCCATGATCAAAGAACTGGAAAATAAAGGATTACTTTACCAGATGGATAAGGATTAA
- a CDS encoding TatD family hydrolase: MIDAHIHADCRPYEDFKSMAVAGIESALTLAHDPLRMSTSAVVLDHFYRILENDFKRAEENGLTLKAALGLHPRSICPDYKLVLRKLPWFLDQDMVIAMGEIGLETTSNIEREVFRTQLEMANELDMKVAVHTPRKNKREVTIKTLSIIEGNIDPSMVVVDHVDPSIIDLMADFEGMMGVTVQPQKMTPNGAVEMLEKTFEEYGPERFMLDSDMSSSPSDPLSVPKTVHELKMAGWDNKKIDMLSCKNAAHFYGL; this comes from the coding sequence ATGATAGACGCACACATACATGCGGATTGCCGGCCTTACGAAGATTTTAAGAGTATGGCTGTTGCCGGGATAGAATCTGCTCTTACACTGGCCCATGACCCCCTGAGGATGAGCACTTCGGCAGTGGTCCTGGACCACTTCTACCGTATACTGGAAAACGATTTTAAAAGGGCTGAAGAAAATGGTCTCACTCTTAAAGCTGCCCTGGGACTCCACCCACGGAGTATATGTCCGGATTATAAGTTAGTGCTCCGTAAGCTCCCCTGGTTCCTTGATCAGGACATGGTAATTGCCATGGGAGAAATTGGACTGGAAACTACTTCCAACATTGAAAGGGAAGTATTCCGAACCCAGCTAGAAATGGCCAATGAACTGGACATGAAGGTGGCAGTGCACACCCCTCGAAAGAATAAAAGGGAAGTGACCATTAAAACCCTTTCTATAATTGAAGGTAACATTGATCCGTCTATGGTGGTGGTGGACCATGTGGATCCATCCATAATCGATTTAATGGCTGATTTTGAAGGGATGATGGGGGTAACTGTGCAGCCACAGAAGATGACACCTAACGGTGCGGTGGAAATGCTGGAGAAAACATTCGAGGAATACGGCCCGGAAAGGTTCATGCTGGATAGTGACATGAGTTCTTCACCATCCGACCCTTTATCAGTCCCTAAAACTGTGCACGAACTTAAAATGGCTGGATGGGATAATAAAAAAATTGATATGTTGTCTTGTAAGAATGCAGCCCATTTTTATGGATTGTAG
- a CDS encoding DUF1611 domain-containing protein, with amino-acid sequence MYSVTSVEDLQELNPFIIIGCGGGGEKFSNFTGIESVGFIDDSKKKQGQEFCNHIISSSLAEVVDNTDARSVAIMLPIGAEGSALKYAVQAIDLGLNVVCSFRSLSLDCNQSLLAFAQSKGVQIKEISSRLDVIRSIFGTAPESCTEILPKLDYKPETPVVFVGGTSQECGKRTTTRILGKTAQEMGLNAGVISTDEMGLEQPADLNFRAGSLSVMDVASAVMGSIKYLEEKKNPDIIFVEGQSSLTERGNPHPRGLSAAIMVGAQPDATIVCHRFNHPYRQPVGIAEEIRAIEAVEPTKVVGISLNLRNFTDDKSNLFSQCQEKYGLPVADIYQGGASILLDAIIQYTGIGDVEK; translated from the coding sequence TTGTATTCTGTAACTTCTGTTGAGGATTTGCAAGAACTAAACCCCTTTATAATCATCGGTTGCGGTGGTGGTGGGGAAAAATTCTCAAATTTTACAGGCATAGAATCTGTTGGCTTTATTGATGATAGTAAGAAAAAACAAGGTCAGGAATTTTGTAATCATATAATTTCATCCAGTTTAGCTGAAGTGGTAGACAATACTGATGCCCGTAGTGTGGCCATAATGTTACCCATTGGTGCCGAAGGATCAGCACTGAAATACGCGGTACAGGCCATTGATCTGGGTCTGAATGTAGTATGTTCGTTTAGATCGCTTTCCCTGGATTGTAATCAATCACTGTTAGCCTTTGCTCAGTCTAAGGGTGTTCAAATAAAAGAAATCAGCTCCCGTCTTGATGTTATCCGATCCATATTTGGAACTGCACCGGAAAGCTGTACCGAAATCCTTCCTAAACTTGATTACAAACCGGAAACACCGGTAGTTTTTGTGGGAGGAACATCCCAAGAATGTGGGAAGAGAACCACCACTCGTATTTTAGGAAAAACAGCACAGGAAATGGGATTAAATGCTGGTGTCATATCCACCGACGAGATGGGCCTGGAACAACCTGCTGACCTGAATTTCCGTGCCGGTAGTCTATCGGTGATGGATGTGGCTTCGGCAGTAATGGGGAGCATAAAATACTTAGAAGAGAAAAAAAATCCGGACATAATATTTGTGGAAGGACAATCCAGTCTCACTGAACGGGGAAACCCTCATCCTCGAGGATTATCTGCAGCCATAATGGTAGGAGCACAACCCGATGCCACTATTGTTTGTCACCGGTTCAACCATCCCTACCGTCAACCTGTGGGAATTGCCGAAGAAATAAGGGCAATAGAAGCCGTGGAACCTACTAAAGTAGTGGGAATCTCTCTTAACTTAAGGAACTTCACTGATGATAAGTCCAATTTATTTTCCCAGTGTCAGGAAAAGTACGGGCTTCCTGTTGCCGATATTTATCAGGGTGGAGCGTCAATATTATTAGATGCTATTATTCAATATACAGGTATAGGGGACGTTGAAAAATGA
- a CDS encoding roadblock/LC7 domain-containing protein, with amino-acid sequence MIERILKDLGRINGVSGSLVVGKDGLIIESEVPTDIDSELVAAMASAVFGTAERSAEEMKHDPLQQVMIEGSKGKTLMIDAGEGILVVIAEVDINLGLIRIEMRRSAERVIEFLT; translated from the coding sequence ATGATAGAAAGAATACTTAAAGATTTAGGACGGATAAATGGGGTTAGCGGATCTTTAGTGGTTGGAAAAGATGGTTTGATAATTGAGAGTGAAGTACCGACAGACATAGACTCTGAATTAGTTGCAGCAATGGCTTCAGCTGTTTTTGGTACTGCAGAACGTTCGGCTGAGGAAATGAAGCACGACCCACTGCAGCAAGTCATGATTGAGGGTAGTAAAGGTAAAACCCTCATGATCGATGCAGGTGAAGGTATACTGGTTGTGATTGCCGAGGTAGATATTAACCTGGGTTTAATCAGGATCGAAATGCGGCGTAGTGCTGAACGAGTAATTGAATTCCTGACCTGA
- the nadC gene encoding carboxylating nicotinate-nucleotide diphosphorylase, which produces MRQDLANMVYEDIGFEDITTQAVIPPGLQVKGRIIAKEPGIIAGMELALDIFTDFNVSVEVMVENGENISEGQIIMEINGDPRTILTVERTVLNLLMRMSGIATLTSKIVEMVRSVNPDATVAGTRKTTPGLQLFEKNAIRAGGGDTHRFRLDDGVLIKDNHLALVGGVDEAISRARRYVSFTKKIEIEVETLEEALQAARAGADIIMLDNMVPERINQVLKALEDENLRDKVIIEVSGGINENNIVQFANTKVDVISTGYITHSARSLDLSLDLEKIH; this is translated from the coding sequence ATGAGGCAGGACCTAGCTAATATGGTTTATGAGGATATCGGTTTTGAAGATATAACCACCCAGGCCGTGATACCTCCAGGATTACAGGTTAAAGGCAGGATCATCGCCAAGGAACCGGGAATAATTGCCGGGATGGAGTTGGCCCTTGATATTTTCACAGATTTCAACGTTTCGGTGGAGGTAATGGTGGAAAATGGTGAAAATATAAGTGAAGGTCAGATTATCATGGAAATAAATGGTGATCCGCGTACTATACTTACGGTGGAGCGAACAGTGCTCAATCTCCTCATGCGTATGTCGGGAATTGCCACCTTGACTTCCAAAATAGTAGAAATGGTTCGCAGTGTCAACCCGGATGCTACTGTTGCTGGGACCCGTAAAACAACTCCTGGTCTTCAATTATTCGAAAAAAATGCCATAAGGGCTGGTGGGGGAGATACTCACCGCTTTCGCCTGGATGACGGTGTGCTCATAAAGGATAATCACCTGGCCCTGGTGGGAGGAGTGGATGAAGCAATATCCCGGGCCCGCCGATATGTCAGTTTCACCAAGAAGATTGAAATCGAAGTGGAAACCCTGGAAGAAGCATTACAGGCTGCCAGAGCAGGTGCGGACATTATAATGCTGGATAATATGGTGCCTGAAAGAATTAACCAAGTTTTGAAGGCCCTGGAAGATGAAAATCTCCGTGATAAAGTCATAATTGAGGTTTCCGGTGGTATCAATGAGAATAACATAGTGCAGTTTGCAAACACGAAGGTGGATGTCATCTCCACTGGATACATTACTCACTCTGCCCGATCATTGGACCTAAGTCTGGATCTGGAAAAAATTCACTGA
- the minD gene encoding cell division ATPase MinD, with product MSRFIALASGKGGVGRTSLTFNLGVALSLFGEETVMLDMDLMMSNMDVITGLLNPEVTLHDVLMRDKAVQDCVYQVNQGALVIPTGMHFETLKTINPNYVSWQRIMEEISAYGNIFLMDLPSGINSNIFEALPEDTEAILVTNSTMPSVADALKIRILLNELNIEILGFVLNMWYDDNFLLSVNEIESILEVPMISVISYDREMDRSIALGSSVMELNPASPISNEIMQLAADLVGKEYKPVQPDKEGIMERIKKFVGILPPENK from the coding sequence ATGTCAAGATTCATTGCACTTGCATCTGGAAAAGGTGGAGTAGGGAGAACATCCCTTACTTTTAATTTAGGTGTGGCCTTGAGCCTTTTTGGTGAAGAAACTGTCATGCTGGATATGGATCTGATGATGTCCAACATGGATGTTATCACCGGACTTTTGAATCCAGAGGTAACCCTGCACGATGTACTGATGCGTGATAAAGCAGTCCAGGACTGTGTTTACCAGGTTAATCAGGGTGCCCTGGTAATACCTACGGGTATGCATTTTGAAACCTTGAAAACCATCAACCCCAACTATGTTTCCTGGCAAAGGATAATGGAAGAAATATCCGCCTATGGAAATATTTTTCTGATGGACCTGCCTTCTGGTATAAATTCAAATATCTTTGAAGCCTTACCCGAGGACACTGAAGCCATACTGGTTACCAATTCTACCATGCCCTCTGTTGCTGATGCTCTTAAGATAAGAATTCTCTTAAACGAACTAAACATTGAAATCCTTGGTTTTGTTCTGAATATGTGGTACGATGATAATTTTCTTCTCTCAGTCAATGAAATAGAATCCATACTGGAAGTACCCATGATATCGGTTATTTCCTACGACCGGGAGATGGACCGTTCCATAGCACTGGGCAGTTCAGTGATGGAATTAAACCCTGCTTCACCCATAAGCAATGAAATAATGCAACTGGCCGCGGATCTTGTTGGAAAGGAATATAAACCAGTACAGCCGGATAAAGAAGGGATTATGGAACGTATTAAGAAATTTGTGGGTATATTACCCCCTGAAAACAAATAA
- a CDS encoding ZPR1 zinc finger domain-containing protein, with product MSKMLADCPLCNSHQSVEVTTKTEKIPYFGEIMESTMLCSECGFKHADTICIDQKEPVKYTLSVGKENLNSRVVKSQSTTITIPEIGLKVEPGPQSQGYVSNVEGVLNRFEKAVKTALSWAEEDQVKMNAAQILEDLEEVRSGAKKVTMIMEDPFGHSVIADEAAVKSGLSEEEIKKLKTGFTTFENEDLKLDPDSE from the coding sequence TTGAGTAAAATGCTTGCTGACTGCCCGCTGTGCAACTCCCACCAGAGTGTGGAGGTCACGACCAAAACTGAAAAAATCCCCTATTTCGGGGAAATCATGGAATCAACCATGCTTTGCAGTGAATGCGGATTTAAACACGCTGACACCATTTGCATTGACCAGAAAGAACCAGTTAAATACACCCTGAGTGTGGGAAAGGAAAATTTAAACTCCCGTGTGGTTAAATCCCAATCAACCACCATAACCATACCTGAAATAGGACTCAAGGTGGAACCAGGACCCCAATCCCAGGGATATGTCTCCAATGTTGAAGGAGTGTTAAATCGGTTCGAAAAGGCCGTCAAAACTGCCCTATCCTGGGCTGAAGAGGACCAGGTAAAAATGAATGCTGCCCAGATACTGGAAGATTTGGAAGAAGTGAGAAGTGGTGCCAAAAAAGTCACCATGATCATGGAGGATCCCTTTGGACACAGTGTTATCGCTGATGAAGCTGCAGTTAAAAGTGGGTTAAGTGAAGAGGAGATTAAAAAGTTGAAAACGGGTTTCACTACCTTTGAAAATGAAGATTTGAAACTTGACCCTGACTCAGAGTAG
- the minD gene encoding cell division ATPase MinD, which yields MTRVITVASGKGGVGKTTITANLGVALATYGEEVIVLDADVAMANLELILGMEGKSVTLHDVLSGDADIEDAIYEGPGGVKVVPAGISLEGLRKIKMDRLENALEVLVERADILLIDAPAGLEKDALAAIAAAQEMILITTPEVPSISDALKTKIIANRLGVDILGVVINREQHDKTFLTISEIETILEVPVIAVIPEDTEVSRAAAFGEPLVIKNPKSPTSNSVMQLGADLIGEEYQPIEPDKKGVISKLVEGLLGRR from the coding sequence ATGACAAGAGTGATAACCGTTGCATCAGGAAAGGGCGGTGTTGGAAAAACAACCATCACTGCAAACTTGGGAGTGGCCCTGGCTACCTATGGGGAAGAGGTTATAGTTCTGGATGCAGATGTGGCCATGGCTAACCTGGAACTCATACTGGGTATGGAAGGAAAGTCAGTGACTCTGCACGATGTTCTTTCTGGGGATGCGGATATTGAAGATGCTATTTATGAGGGACCGGGCGGTGTTAAAGTGGTCCCTGCTGGAATTTCATTGGAAGGCCTTCGTAAAATCAAAATGGATCGCCTGGAAAACGCTCTGGAAGTATTGGTTGAAAGGGCCGATATACTGCTAATTGATGCCCCTGCTGGTCTGGAAAAGGATGCCCTGGCAGCCATAGCTGCTGCTCAGGAAATGATACTTATCACCACCCCGGAAGTACCATCCATCAGTGATGCCCTAAAAACCAAGATAATAGCCAACCGGTTGGGTGTGGACATTTTGGGAGTAGTAATCAACCGGGAACAGCACGATAAAACCTTCTTAACCATCAGTGAAATTGAAACCATTTTGGAAGTGCCGGTAATTGCGGTAATCCCTGAAGACACTGAAGTCAGCAGGGCCGCTGCCTTTGGAGAGCCTTTAGTAATCAAAAACCCTAAATCTCCCACCAGCAATTCTGTCATGCAACTGGGAGCGGACCTGATAGGTGAAGAGTACCAGCCAATTGAACCAGACAAGAAGGGAGTTATCTCCAAACTGGTGGAAGGATTACTGGGAAGGAGATAA
- the sepF gene encoding cell division protein SepF, which translates to MKDIMDYLKKNLGLEEEEGNDDQETIIVPEHSFYEIVLMKAHNLDEFDYALAQVLEEKNPIIMDISILEKNSAEDFKLAGEKLKAFRDNHGGEAILLCKNGRNIIIVTPAEIKLIRK; encoded by the coding sequence ATGAAGGACATCATGGATTATTTAAAGAAAAATCTTGGTTTGGAAGAGGAGGAAGGGAATGATGATCAGGAAACCATCATTGTCCCGGAACACTCCTTCTATGAAATAGTTCTAATGAAGGCCCATAACCTTGATGAATTTGATTATGCTCTGGCCCAGGTTTTGGAAGAAAAAAATCCCATTATCATGGACATCAGTATCCTGGAGAAAAACTCCGCCGAAGATTTTAAACTGGCCGGTGAAAAATTAAAGGCATTCCGGGATAACCATGGAGGAGAAGCTATTCTACTGTGTAAAAATGGTAGAAATATTATAATAGTCACTCCCGCCGAGATAAAATTGATCCGAAAGTAA
- the glyS gene encoding glycine--tRNA ligase — protein MKNEDVMNIAKKRGFLWSSFEIYSGVAGFFDYGPLGAILKNKIMNKWREYYLVGEGFYEIESPTIMPEEALKASGHVDHFNDPMTECKDCLEVFRADHVIKEAIGEEVEGLENQELTEILSDRQIPCPKCGGHLTHVWSYNLMFQTLIGAKGKKTGYMRPETAQGIFIPFKRLLRFFRGKLPFGVVQLGKAYRNEISPRQGVIRLREFTQAEAEIFVDPRDKKHPHFQRVAQQTLTLYTADAQENEGEAVQITAQEAVDSGVVSSQMLTYQLCLADQFMEDLGIPRDVIRFRQHMKTEMAHYAIDCWDVEIYTDRYGWIEVIGIADRTDFDLKSHSQYSKEDLSVFIEYDEPRTITKMVAKPDMKKFGPLFKGAAPKIMNFLKEADSNIIKEAFEDKGVYEVELEGETYQLTPDLVSFEEVEETVRGEKIYPHVIEPSYGIDRITYSVLLHSFTQEDERNIFHFPPDIAPVGANVFPLVNKDELVEIANNIMENLRGEGIIAEVDTSGTIGRRYARSDEIGTPFAVTVDHQTLEDETVTIRERDSQEQVRVPLSKVADRINNLLLKKVNFSDI, from the coding sequence ATGAAAAATGAAGATGTTATGAATATTGCCAAAAAAAGAGGATTTTTATGGTCATCATTTGAAATTTACTCAGGAGTGGCAGGATTCTTTGATTACGGTCCTTTAGGGGCCATCTTGAAAAATAAGATCATGAACAAGTGGAGGGAGTACTACCTGGTGGGCGAGGGTTTCTACGAAATAGAATCACCAACCATCATGCCCGAAGAGGCACTTAAAGCATCGGGACATGTGGATCACTTCAACGACCCCATGACTGAATGTAAAGATTGTCTGGAAGTGTTCCGGGCAGATCATGTTATTAAAGAAGCCATTGGAGAAGAAGTGGAAGGATTAGAAAACCAGGAACTCACAGAGATATTATCCGACCGACAGATACCTTGCCCCAAATGCGGAGGCCACCTAACCCATGTCTGGAGTTACAACCTGATGTTCCAAACCCTTATAGGTGCTAAAGGTAAAAAGACAGGTTACATGCGGCCAGAAACCGCCCAGGGTATATTCATACCCTTCAAGAGACTTTTAAGGTTTTTCCGTGGAAAACTCCCCTTCGGTGTGGTGCAGCTGGGTAAGGCCTACCGGAATGAGATCTCACCACGTCAGGGTGTTATCCGGCTTCGGGAGTTCACTCAGGCTGAAGCAGAGATCTTCGTGGACCCCCGGGATAAGAAACATCCCCACTTTCAGAGGGTGGCCCAGCAGACCCTTACACTGTACACTGCCGATGCCCAGGAGAACGAGGGGGAAGCAGTCCAGATCACCGCTCAGGAAGCTGTGGATAGTGGAGTGGTATCCAGCCAAATGTTAACCTACCAGTTATGTCTGGCTGACCAGTTCATGGAGGATCTGGGAATACCACGAGATGTGATAAGGTTCCGTCAGCACATGAAGACCGAGATGGCCCACTACGCCATTGACTGCTGGGATGTGGAAATCTACACCGACCGTTATGGCTGGATCGAAGTGATTGGAATTGCCGACCGAACAGATTTCGACCTCAAATCCCACAGCCAATACAGTAAGGAAGATCTATCCGTTTTCATAGAATACGATGAACCACGAACCATCACCAAAATGGTAGCTAAACCGGATATGAAAAAATTCGGACCCCTGTTTAAGGGTGCTGCTCCCAAGATCATGAATTTCCTCAAGGAAGCCGATTCCAACATTATAAAAGAAGCTTTCGAGGATAAAGGTGTTTATGAGGTGGAACTAGAAGGTGAGACCTATCAGTTAACTCCGGATCTCGTATCATTCGAAGAAGTTGAAGAAACGGTACGGGGAGAAAAGATATATCCCCATGTAATTGAACCATCATACGGTATTGACCGTATAACCTACTCCGTACTCCTCCACTCCTTTACCCAGGAAGATGAGCGTAATATTTTCCATTTCCCACCAGACATCGCCCCAGTGGGAGCAAATGTCTTCCCACTGGTAAACAAGGATGAACTGGTGGAAATAGCCAATAACATAATGGAAAATCTCCGGGGGGAAGGCATAATAGCTGAAGTGGACACCTCTGGAACCATAGGCCGCCGTTATGCTCGTTCTGATGAGATTGGAACACCTTTTGCAGTTACCGTGGACCACCAGACCTTGGAAGATGAGACTGTTACTATACGTGAACGTGACAGCCAGGAACAGGTTCGGGTGCCCCTATCTAAGGTAGCAGATAGAATAAACAACTTATTACTTAAAAAAGTAAATTTTAGTGACATCTAA
- the dcd gene encoding dCTP deaminase gives MAILSDQDIIKYLDEGKITIDPLEDPSRQIQPSSVDLRIGNEFKGFRIIRKPCIDPLDKSDLESYMESFHLEQGEAFIIHPGEFALATTYEAVKLPDDLVARVEGRSSMGRLGITMHVTAGYIDPGFEGKITLEISNIGKMPVALYTGQRVCQIVFETMTTPSLRPYGHPERDSKYMGQDKPVTSKIKQDYEIRDRKQTKLL, from the coding sequence ATGGCTATTTTAAGTGACCAGGATATCATAAAATATTTGGATGAAGGCAAGATCACCATAGACCCTTTGGAAGACCCAAGCAGGCAGATCCAGCCATCATCAGTGGATCTCAGGATTGGTAATGAATTTAAAGGATTTCGCATAATCCGAAAACCCTGTATCGACCCCCTGGACAAATCTGACCTGGAGTCCTACATGGAATCATTCCATTTAGAACAGGGAGAGGCATTCATAATACATCCCGGCGAATTTGCACTGGCCACCACCTACGAAGCTGTTAAACTCCCTGATGACTTGGTGGCCCGTGTGGAGGGGCGTTCATCAATGGGGCGTTTGGGGATCACCATGCACGTCACTGCCGGCTACATTGACCCGGGATTCGAAGGGAAGATCACCCTGGAAATTTCCAACATAGGTAAAATGCCAGTTGCGCTCTACACCGGTCAAAGAGTATGCCAGATCGTGTTTGAAACCATGACCACCCCTTCACTACGTCCCTACGGACATCCTGAGCGTGATAGCAAATATATGGGTCAGGACAAACCAGTTACCAGTAAAATCAAACAGGACTATGAGATCAGAGACCGGAAGCAAACAAAATTACTTTAA